The following proteins come from a genomic window of Dreissena polymorpha isolate Duluth1 chromosome 1, UMN_Dpol_1.0, whole genome shotgun sequence:
- the LOC127862886 gene encoding uncharacterized protein LOC127862886 isoform X2 has protein sequence MATIATIVSVCAYLAIKKDARVTNGPDQTMLMSNIQLNPEERIDEHSHEISRLPSASTADAHAVTNILVVPGSNQRNTISSIDHYDDVARTPSTEMGTIHFITTPTAMAHYENIPPMSSTNMVNISRDDNSPIEGDIRTEDGVPTSKYNAVIRKAQKPNVFMALAEISSFCVFHMQNAERLYIVKGRRWKAVVTKI, from the exons ATGGCAACAATTGCAACGATTGTGTCCGTCTGTGCATACTTGGCAATTAAAAAGGACGCAAGAG TGACCAACGGTCCAGATCAAACGATGTTGATGAGCAATATACAGCTCAATCCTGAGGAGAGGATTGACGAGCACTCCCATGAAATTTCGCGTTTACCAAGTGCGAGTACTGCTGACGCTCATGCAGTAACTAACATTCTGGTCGTACCCGGCAGCAATCAGAGAAATACGATAAGCTCAATCGATCACTACGATGATGTCGCACGGACTCCATCTACGGAAATGGGAACTATCCATTTTATTACTACGCCAACCGCAATGGCTCACTACGAAAATATACCTCCAATGTCATCGACAAATATGGTTAATATTTCACGGGACGATAATTCTCCAATAGAAGGCGATATTAGGACGGAGGACGGTGTTCCAACATCAAAATACAACGCAGTCATCAGGAAAGCCCAAAAGCCGAATGTATTTATGGCGTTAGCTGAGATCAGTAGTTTTTGCG TGTTCCACATGCAGAACGCCGAGAGATTGTATATCGTCAAAG